One Desulfarculaceae bacterium DNA window includes the following coding sequences:
- a CDS encoding TAXI family TRAP transporter solute-binding subunit, producing MRLSLKSFTVLAAAAVFALSATVATAAKPKEVSLVSWGVGSMFYSMSSAVANAVKQKSGIKTNIIPSSNDTGRMLPVKTGEAQMFIAAASTGWLGTRGAGMFSNPQWGPQKLRIAWRGGAYYTAFWSRGDSGLSNLTQVKGMRVAQVPGSPTLNWLLQGAVAFGGYDMAQVKTVNMSGYGPACKAVIQGSLDLFVSSTTSGYVRECAAKPGGIAWMNLDPNDKAAWQRLWGFAPWAGYGTPKVYAGMDKGVKPFTALKYAAFFWSYDNIDEETVYQYAKGIWESYDLYKDKHPRLADWSHKSAADLNTLIFPFHPGLIKLLKEKGVWTPEHEKFQQTQLKNEAARLVLWKEATAKADKKGVKVGSPEFGKLWKEMLLAANLYR from the coding sequence ATGAGGCTATCGCTCAAGTCGTTCACCGTTTTGGCCGCCGCGGCCGTCTTCGCCTTGTCGGCTACGGTCGCCACCGCCGCCAAGCCCAAGGAAGTGTCCCTGGTGTCCTGGGGCGTGGGCTCCATGTTCTATTCCATGAGCTCCGCCGTGGCTAACGCGGTCAAGCAGAAGAGCGGCATCAAGACCAATATCATTCCTTCCAGCAACGACACCGGCCGCATGCTGCCGGTGAAGACCGGCGAGGCCCAGATGTTCATCGCGGCGGCCTCCACCGGCTGGCTGGGCACCCGCGGCGCGGGCATGTTCTCTAACCCGCAGTGGGGCCCCCAGAAGCTGCGCATCGCCTGGCGGGGCGGCGCCTACTACACCGCCTTCTGGAGCCGGGGCGATTCCGGCCTGAGCAACCTGACCCAGGTCAAGGGCATGCGCGTGGCCCAGGTGCCCGGCTCGCCCACCCTCAACTGGCTGCTCCAGGGCGCCGTGGCCTTCGGCGGCTACGACATGGCCCAGGTCAAGACGGTCAACATGTCCGGTTACGGCCCGGCCTGCAAGGCGGTGATCCAGGGCTCGCTGGACCTGTTCGTGAGCAGCACCACCAGCGGCTACGTGCGTGAGTGCGCGGCCAAGCCCGGCGGCATCGCCTGGATGAACCTGGACCCCAACGACAAGGCCGCCTGGCAGCGCCTGTGGGGCTTCGCTCCCTGGGCCGGCTACGGCACCCCCAAGGTCTACGCGGGCATGGACAAGGGCGTGAAGCCCTTCACCGCGCTCAAGTACGCCGCCTTCTTCTGGAGCTACGACAACATCGACGAGGAGACGGTCTACCAGTACGCCAAGGGCATCTGGGAGAGCTACGACCTGTACAAGGACAAGCACCCCCGCCTGGCCGACTGGAGCCACAAGTCCGCCGCGGACCTGAACACCCTCATCTTCCCCTTCCACCCCGGCCTGATCAAGCTGCTCAAGGAAAAGGGCGTGTGGACCCCCGAGCATGAGAAGTTCCAGCAGACCCAGCTGAAGAACGAGGCCGCTCGCCTGGTCCTGTGGAAAGAGGCCACCGCCAAGGCCGACAAGAAGGGCGTCAAGGTCGGCAGCCCCGAGTTCGGCAAGCTGTGGAAGGAAATGCTCCTCGCCGCGAACCTGTACCGTTAA
- a CDS encoding alpha/beta hydrolase, with product MEQWLLSREILFQERRVRYDITGQGPPLVMVHGTPWSSFNLRHLIKLLSADFTVYYYDLLGYGQSDRGPGDVSLGVQNQVLCRLLDHWQLESPLAVGHDFGGATLLRTHLLNQRGFAKMVLIDPVALAPWGSPFFLHVRQHEAAFAGLPDYIHEAVVRAYVQTAAFQPLDQAVLERTVQPWLGEEGRTAFYRQIAQADQAYTDEVEPLYSRIKMPVLILWGAEDAWIPQAKGQQLHEAIPDSLLEIIPGSGHLVIEEKPRELMAHISAFLRA from the coding sequence ATGGAGCAATGGTTGCTTTCGCGGGAGATTCTGTTTCAAGAGCGCAGGGTGCGTTACGACATAACCGGCCAAGGCCCGCCTCTGGTAATGGTGCACGGCACCCCCTGGTCTTCCTTTAACCTCCGTCACCTGATCAAGCTTCTGTCCGCGGATTTCACGGTCTATTACTACGACCTCCTGGGATACGGGCAATCGGACCGAGGGCCCGGCGATGTGTCCTTGGGGGTGCAGAATCAGGTGCTATGCCGCCTGTTGGACCACTGGCAATTGGAAAGCCCCCTTGCGGTCGGCCACGACTTTGGCGGGGCCACTTTACTCAGAACCCACCTTTTGAACCAACGCGGCTTTGCCAAGATGGTGCTCATCGATCCGGTGGCCCTGGCGCCCTGGGGTTCGCCCTTTTTCCTGCATGTCCGTCAGCACGAGGCGGCCTTTGCCGGCCTGCCGGACTACATCCATGAGGCGGTGGTCCGCGCTTATGTGCAAACCGCCGCCTTTCAGCCCCTGGATCAGGCTGTGCTGGAAAGAACAGTGCAGCCCTGGCTTGGCGAGGAGGGAAGGACGGCCTTTTACCGCCAGATCGCCCAGGCCGACCAGGCCTACACCGATGAGGTGGAGCCGCTCTATTCTCGAATCAAAATGCCGGTGTTGATCTTGTGGGGCGCGGAGGACGCCTGGATACCCCAGGCCAAGGGGCAACAGCTGCACGAGGCCATACCGGACTCGCTTCTCGAGATCATCCCTGGCTCGGGGCACCTGGTAATCGAGGAAAAGCCCCGGGAGCTGATGGCACACATCAGCGCCTTTCTGCGGGCATAG
- a CDS encoding DUF3786 domain-containing protein, which translates to MAGPEDNRPTDPNDNQLFRWAEDLPPQAWDDLAARPPAQAAEATGASWDGEAFVIPFFGRAYRVEPGARRISLLDDPERRLSYQVALVILSTLAKSLGVPPAGRMITPHELPGGAMFFQGPHAINKAPLEERFGADPELLRLAAAPLKPTPCEGGDVGLMLPGLPMIPLYVLLWGGDEEFEARAVVGLDAHAHHHLALDGVWALTNLLVSRLTK; encoded by the coding sequence ATGGCCGGCCCGGAGGACAACCGCCCCACCGACCCCAACGACAACCAGCTCTTTCGCTGGGCCGAGGATCTCCCGCCCCAGGCCTGGGACGACCTGGCGGCCCGGCCCCCGGCCCAGGCGGCCGAGGCCACCGGAGCGTCCTGGGACGGCGAGGCCTTTGTCATCCCTTTCTTTGGCCGGGCCTACCGGGTGGAGCCAGGGGCGCGGCGCATCAGCCTGCTTGACGACCCCGAGCGCCGCCTGTCCTACCAGGTCGCCCTGGTCATCCTGAGCACCCTGGCCAAGAGCCTGGGGGTGCCCCCGGCCGGGCGCATGATCACCCCCCACGAGCTTCCCGGTGGGGCCATGTTCTTCCAGGGGCCGCACGCCATCAACAAGGCCCCCCTGGAGGAGCGCTTCGGCGCGGACCCGGAGCTGCTGCGTTTGGCCGCCGCGCCCCTGAAGCCAACTCCCTGCGAGGGCGGCGACGTGGGCCTGATGCTGCCAGGCCTGCCCATGATCCCCCTGTACGTGCTGCTCTGGGGCGGGGACGAGGAGTTCGAGGCCCGCGCGGTGGTCGGGCTGGACGCCCACGCCCACCATCACCTGGCCCTGGACGGGGTCTGGGCCCTGACCAACCTGCTGGTGAGCCGGCTTACCAAATGA
- a CDS encoding GntR family transcriptional regulator: MAKEYEKLYEELKKRIIWLDLEPESVISVSHIAQEFKVSRTPVKEALILLQAEDWVVRQGSSFLVTPLSLDRLRELTDIRLVLEMQANVWACKRMSRQQVERLIAMKKTFKECKPGTAKQKMVEIDSQVHQEIFKAANNHQLAVLLERLLTHYLRFWLSIHREIEPQSFFCEMEEIIDAIDARDEQSVARLTKRHILISVREIIQGFWGENTFDMLGFPGLSPKP, from the coding sequence ATGGCCAAGGAATACGAAAAGCTCTACGAGGAGCTGAAAAAGCGCATCATCTGGCTGGACCTGGAGCCGGAGAGCGTGATCAGCGTGAGCCATATCGCCCAGGAGTTCAAGGTGAGCCGCACCCCGGTCAAGGAGGCGCTCATTCTCCTGCAAGCCGAGGACTGGGTGGTGCGCCAGGGCAGCTCGTTCCTGGTAACCCCGCTGAGCCTGGACCGCCTGCGCGAGCTGACCGACATCCGCCTGGTCTTGGAGATGCAGGCCAACGTATGGGCCTGCAAGCGCATGTCCCGCCAGCAGGTGGAGCGCCTCATCGCCATGAAAAAGACCTTCAAGGAGTGCAAGCCGGGCACGGCCAAGCAAAAGATGGTGGAGATCGACTCCCAGGTTCACCAGGAGATATTCAAGGCGGCCAACAACCACCAGCTCGCCGTGCTCCTGGAGCGCCTGCTCACCCATTATCTGCGCTTCTGGCTATCCATCCACCGCGAGATCGAGCCCCAGAGCTTCTTCTGCGAGATGGAGGAGATCATCGACGCCATCGACGCCCGCGACGAACAAAGCGTGGCCCGCCTGACCAAGCGGCACATACTCATCTCGGTGCGCGAGATCATCCAGGGCTTCTGGGGCGAGAACACCTTTGACATGCTGGGCTTCCCCGGCCTCTCGCCCAAGCCCTAG
- a CDS encoding acetyl-CoA carboxylase carboxyl transferase subunit alpha/beta, with translation MQLIDIFKNRTRHPFRPRASDVIQRVFADFRDYQAEGDNLILGEGHLADKRILVVAQQKPKPEKFRSAKDVGKLNWGMLNADEHSQVLGLLRKLTDTGPHEDAVLLSIVDTYGADISMYSARRLQAFFIAHLIRAYLNVPIRTISLVLGEGGSGGALALQVADRRAAVEDAMYATAPPESVAAIIFRDPARIDEALQVSKSTAKHLKHFNVVDTLVPQTKSVMDADGLADHIQGYLERTIKDLMRRRLDKLMDKRLETADELGVIDRGKFFEIKRFIERPLKQFYKPPAQLKIISDPSGATIHLEDNYGDGTVIEPGQPLVRCGQETEGAAGDGCGALIPLEDYLKNFQTCPQCGKRHVLDAAGWISALADPGSFHELFRNLNVSDLLPQEDLHDYYREFLKKQKTRSSFNESLVTAHATIYGYPAVLALSDFAFAGGSMGVVFGEKFRLAVEYSLRKKWPLVSVCCSGGARLYEGIVALMQMYKTVAAVERLKRAGVPFISILADPSTGGAIASYAALGDVCLAEPGALVIFTGPRVMKARGFEVEPEMVLSDSLVNSSGDTLRQDDYYGDIRGIQEVVPRGEMRRAVSRYLEYYARIRAGEPKKKGMKVYRRRQRGQMESGE, from the coding sequence TTGCAACTCATAGACATCTTTAAGAACCGAACCCGCCACCCCTTCCGGCCGCGGGCTTCCGATGTCATCCAGCGGGTCTTCGCCGACTTCCGCGATTATCAGGCCGAGGGCGACAACCTGATCCTGGGCGAGGGCCATTTGGCCGACAAGCGCATCCTGGTGGTGGCCCAGCAAAAGCCCAAGCCCGAGAAGTTCCGCTCGGCCAAGGACGTGGGCAAGCTCAACTGGGGGATGCTCAACGCGGACGAGCACTCCCAGGTGCTGGGCCTGTTGCGTAAGCTCACCGACACCGGCCCCCACGAGGACGCGGTGCTCCTGTCCATCGTGGACACCTACGGCGCGGACATCTCCATGTACTCCGCCCGGCGCTTGCAGGCGTTCTTCATCGCCCATCTGATCCGGGCCTACCTCAACGTGCCCATCCGCACCATCAGCCTGGTCTTGGGCGAGGGCGGCTCGGGCGGGGCCCTGGCCCTACAGGTGGCCGACCGCCGCGCGGCGGTGGAAGACGCCATGTACGCCACCGCGCCCCCGGAGTCGGTGGCCGCCATCATCTTCCGCGACCCGGCCCGCATCGACGAGGCCTTGCAGGTATCCAAGTCCACGGCCAAGCACCTGAAGCACTTCAACGTGGTGGACACCCTGGTGCCTCAGACCAAGAGCGTGATGGACGCCGACGGCCTGGCCGACCACATTCAGGGCTATCTGGAGCGCACCATCAAGGACCTGATGCGCCGCCGCCTGGACAAGCTCATGGATAAGCGGCTGGAGACCGCCGACGAGCTGGGGGTGATCGACCGGGGCAAGTTCTTCGAGATCAAGCGCTTCATCGAGCGGCCCCTCAAGCAGTTCTACAAGCCGCCCGCCCAGCTCAAGATCATCTCCGACCCCAGCGGGGCCACCATCCACCTGGAAGATAACTACGGCGACGGCACGGTGATCGAGCCGGGCCAGCCCCTGGTGCGCTGCGGCCAGGAGACCGAGGGCGCGGCCGGGGACGGCTGTGGAGCCCTCATCCCCCTGGAGGACTACCTCAAGAACTTCCAGACCTGTCCCCAGTGCGGCAAGCGCCATGTGCTTGACGCGGCGGGCTGGATAAGCGCCCTGGCCGATCCGGGCAGCTTCCATGAGCTGTTCCGAAACTTGAACGTCTCGGACCTCCTTCCTCAGGAGGATCTGCACGACTATTACCGCGAGTTCCTCAAGAAGCAGAAGACGCGCTCCTCGTTCAACGAGTCCCTGGTCACAGCCCACGCCACCATCTACGGCTACCCGGCCGTATTGGCCTTGAGCGACTTCGCCTTTGCCGGCGGCTCCATGGGCGTGGTCTTCGGCGAGAAGTTCCGCCTGGCCGTGGAGTACAGTCTGCGCAAGAAGTGGCCCCTGGTCAGCGTGTGCTGCTCGGGCGGCGCCCGGCTCTACGAGGGCATCGTGGCCCTGATGCAGATGTACAAGACCGTGGCCGCGGTGGAGCGCCTCAAGCGGGCGGGGGTGCCCTTCATCTCCATCCTGGCCGACCCCTCCACCGGCGGGGCCATCGCCTCCTACGCCGCCCTGGGCGATGTGTGCCTGGCCGAACCCGGGGCCCTGGTCATCTTCACCGGCCCCCGGGTGATGAAGGCGCGGGGCTTCGAGGTGGAGCCGGAGATGGTGCTCTCGGACAGCCTGGTGAACTCCTCGGGCGACACCCTGCGCCAAGACGATTACTACGGCGACATTCGCGGCATCCAGGAAGTGGTGCCCCGGGGCGAGATGCGCCGGGCGGTGTCGCGCTATCTGGAGTATTACGCGCGCATCCGGGCGGGCGAGCCCAAGAAAAAAGGCATGAAGGTCTACCGCCGCCGCCAGCGTGGGCAGATGGAAAGCGGAGAATAG
- a CDS encoding DUF3795 domain-containing protein yields the protein MSGQSSQGTGACGLNCLVCGLMREGKCSPCGAGTEAQAQAKLAAQLRLMGSVCPILQCAVAKKIDYCSASCEVYPCRHFMSGPYPLSSAYLEMQVRRRGQNKPNAPAAPPRGGHDKGTLH from the coding sequence ATGAGCGGCCAATCCTCGCAAGGCACCGGCGCCTGCGGCCTGAACTGCCTGGTGTGCGGGCTCATGCGCGAAGGCAAGTGCAGCCCCTGCGGCGCGGGCACCGAGGCCCAGGCCCAGGCCAAGCTGGCTGCCCAGCTCCGGCTCATGGGCTCGGTGTGCCCCATCTTGCAATGCGCCGTGGCCAAGAAGATCGACTATTGCTCCGCCTCTTGCGAGGTCTACCCCTGCCGCCACTTCATGTCCGGGCCCTATCCGCTCAGCTCGGCTTATCTGGAGATGCAGGTGCGCCGCAGAGGCCAGAACAAGCCCAACGCACCGGCCGCCCCGCCGCGCGGGGGCCATGACAAGGGGACCCTGCACTAG
- a CDS encoding L-serine ammonia-lyase, iron-sulfur-dependent, subunit alpha, which translates to MAYTIKDVLRLEVAPALGCTEPVAVALGAAAAASLLPGGEVESIEVSLDPNVYKNGLAISIPGSNGATGLDTAAALGALAGNPHMGLEVLAPVSEPDLERVQKFLEEKRVKLKVLDPGGLRIETTVRADGHEARSLITHLHDNIVGLWLDDEKLENHALLSPQGVGGVSPMAELEDWLRGQSLEQLLALVEGLDQEDLDFLKQGMEHNLRLANYGLKHGPGLAIGRTLERIVRQGLLKRDMALAARILTSAAADARMAGIKLPAMSSAGSGNHGLTAILPLVAVKEFINCDERTLLEAMGFSHVITAYIKAFTGRLSAVCGCSVAAGAGATSAVTYMLGGQTKHIAAAIKILTGDLAGVICDGAKTGCAIKLATAAGSAVQAALFSLHGVEVDPIQGIMGLTMEKTSENLGALSTQGMVETDRTILKIIMDKHFSLEE; encoded by the coding sequence ATGGCTTACACCATTAAAGATGTTCTGCGCTTGGAAGTGGCCCCGGCCTTGGGCTGCACCGAGCCGGTGGCCGTGGCCTTGGGCGCGGCGGCGGCAGCTTCGCTGTTGCCCGGCGGCGAGGTCGAGTCCATCGAGGTTTCCCTGGACCCCAATGTCTATAAAAACGGCCTGGCCATCTCCATTCCGGGCTCCAACGGCGCCACCGGCCTGGACACCGCCGCCGCCTTGGGCGCCCTGGCGGGTAACCCCCACATGGGCCTGGAGGTGCTGGCCCCGGTGAGCGAGCCCGACCTGGAGCGGGTGCAGAAGTTCCTGGAAGAGAAGCGGGTCAAGCTCAAGGTGCTGGACCCCGGCGGCCTGCGCATCGAGACCACGGTGCGCGCGGACGGCCACGAGGCCCGTTCGCTCATCACCCACCTGCACGACAACATCGTGGGCCTGTGGCTGGATGACGAAAAGCTGGAAAACCACGCCCTGCTTTCGCCCCAGGGCGTGGGCGGGGTCAGCCCCATGGCCGAGTTGGAGGACTGGCTGCGCGGCCAGAGCTTGGAGCAGCTCCTGGCCCTGGTGGAGGGCTTGGACCAGGAGGACCTGGATTTCCTCAAGCAGGGCATGGAGCACAACCTGCGCCTGGCCAACTACGGGCTCAAGCACGGCCCCGGCTTGGCCATCGGGCGCACCCTGGAGCGCATCGTGCGCCAGGGGCTCTTGAAGCGAGACATGGCCCTGGCCGCCCGCATTCTTACCTCGGCCGCGGCCGACGCGCGCATGGCCGGCATCAAGCTGCCCGCCATGTCCTCGGCGGGCAGCGGCAACCACGGCCTCACCGCCATCCTGCCCCTGGTGGCGGTCAAGGAGTTCATCAACTGCGATGAGCGCACCTTGTTGGAGGCCATGGGCTTCAGCCACGTGATCACCGCCTACATCAAGGCCTTCACCGGCCGCCTCTCGGCGGTGTGCGGCTGCTCGGTGGCCGCCGGGGCCGGGGCCACCAGCGCGGTCACCTACATGCTCGGCGGCCAGACCAAGCACATCGCCGCGGCCATCAAGATACTCACCGGCGACCTGGCCGGGGTGATCTGCGACGGGGCCAAGACCGGCTGCGCCATCAAGCTGGCCACCGCCGCCGGCTCGGCGGTGCAGGCGGCCCTGTTCTCTTTGCACGGCGTGGAAGTGGACCCCATCCAGGGCATCATGGGCCTCACCATGGAAAAGACCTCCGAGAACCTGGGCGCGCTGAGCACCCAGGGCATGGTGGAGACCGACCGCACCATCCTCAAGATCATCATGGACAAGCACTTCTCGTTGGAAGAGTAG
- a CDS encoding DctP family TRAP transporter solute-binding subunit has translation MKSKIITAMLALCLTLFAGAALAAPLRLAVVTKPGSAQNLCAEKFMALLEQAAPGRFQVRYFHSGAMGDETQILQQLKAGGLELCVVTTGPFDQMAPQVRAVEYPFLFENFAQVDQVLQGPAGKKFLASLDAVGFQGLAFAENGFRNLTNNKRAVKSAADLKGLRIRVMESEAQTALWNALGAVAVPHPWPITGLLASGKVDGQENPLSVIWNYRLDKVQKYLSLTRHVYSAHICAANPAWFRGLPEADRKLVARCMSQAAAWQRDDNRSRVAGYLADLTKAGMNLCDKPDRASFQKLAAPLASSPLFAHPQAAAMLKLFREALGR, from the coding sequence ATGAAAAGCAAGATCATCACCGCTATGCTGGCCCTGTGCCTAACGCTGTTTGCCGGGGCCGCCCTGGCCGCGCCCCTGCGCCTGGCCGTGGTTACCAAGCCCGGCTCGGCCCAGAACCTCTGCGCCGAAAAGTTCATGGCCCTGCTGGAGCAGGCCGCGCCCGGCCGCTTCCAGGTGCGCTACTTCCACTCCGGGGCCATGGGCGACGAGACCCAGATCCTCCAACAGCTCAAGGCCGGCGGCCTGGAGCTCTGCGTGGTCACCACCGGGCCCTTCGACCAGATGGCCCCCCAGGTGCGGGCGGTGGAGTATCCCTTCCTGTTCGAAAACTTCGCCCAGGTAGACCAGGTGTTGCAGGGTCCGGCGGGCAAGAAGTTCCTGGCCTCCCTGGACGCCGTGGGCTTCCAGGGCCTGGCCTTCGCGGAGAACGGCTTCCGCAACCTGACCAACAACAAGCGGGCCGTGAAGAGCGCGGCCGACCTGAAGGGCCTGCGCATCCGGGTGATGGAGTCCGAGGCCCAGACCGCCCTGTGGAACGCCCTGGGCGCGGTGGCCGTGCCCCACCCCTGGCCCATCACCGGCCTGTTGGCCTCGGGCAAGGTGGACGGCCAGGAGAATCCGCTGAGCGTGATATGGAACTATCGCCTGGACAAGGTGCAGAAGTATCTCAGCCTGACCCGCCATGTTTACTCGGCTCACATCTGCGCGGCCAACCCGGCCTGGTTCCGCGGCCTGCCCGAGGCGGACCGCAAGCTGGTGGCCCGGTGCATGAGCCAGGCGGCGGCCTGGCAGCGTGACGACAACCGCAGCCGGGTGGCCGGCTATCTGGCGGACCTGACAAAGGCGGGCATGAACCTGTGCGACAAGCCGGACCGGGCTTCCTTCCAGAAGCTGGCCGCGCCCCTGGCTTCCTCGCCGCTGTTCGCCCATCCCCAGGCGGCGGCCATGCTCAAGTTGTTCCGGGAGGCGCTGGGCCGCTAA
- a CDS encoding TRAP transporter fused permease subunit — protein MSTELAASMVPKYRPLKGLVRAYMLFASVLAMASAIFYNFYFSIDGWTFPSNGYLYFLLALYLPLVYLLFPPVKTAKAVARVPWYDYLISLAILVSGMYCFANAMEMRTMGWEILAPWPAKIACLIILLSVLEAARRASGMAFFIVIIFFASYALYANYMPSFLHGKGYGFWRVVTFHVMGPESIIGIPMRTTGSILIGYMIFAVALMHTGAGNFFLDIAQSMLGTVRGGAAKVSILSSALMGSISGSVISNVLSTGSFTIPAMKRSGYPAYFAGAVEACASAGGTMMPPVMGATAFVMAEMLQVPYLTIIMAAIIPSILYFSCLLFQADAYAALHGIRGQAKSECPPFWSVMKTGWQYLLAIFILIYMVVAMSMEAQAAWVATAVLIAVSSFRKETRLNWTKFLDFIEGTAKFMAEITAILAACGLIVGAMVFTGVATSFASEVVSFAGDNAFLILVLGAFSSFILGMGMSITACYIFLAIVMAPALINMGFEPLAVHLFVLYWGMASYITPPVAMGAFAAATVAGSSPMKTALQAMRLGVAKYLLPFFFVLNPALIWKGPWHEVLLSFLSCLVGVACLGGALEGYLFGLGRVNYLVRVFVFAGGVMLGVPSIKTDLFGIALLGMGLVLWYFFDKNRKAPLNPGTAGGRA, from the coding sequence ATGTCCACTGAGCTTGCCGCCTCCATGGTCCCCAAATACCGGCCCCTGAAGGGCCTGGTCCGGGCATACATGCTTTTTGCCTCGGTCTTGGCCATGGCCTCGGCCATTTTTTACAATTTTTACTTCAGCATCGACGGCTGGACCTTCCCCAGCAACGGATACCTCTATTTCCTGCTGGCGTTGTACCTGCCCCTGGTCTATTTGCTGTTCCCGCCGGTGAAGACCGCCAAGGCCGTGGCCCGGGTGCCTTGGTACGACTATCTTATCTCTCTGGCCATCCTGGTCTCGGGCATGTATTGCTTTGCCAACGCCATGGAGATGCGCACCATGGGCTGGGAGATCCTGGCCCCCTGGCCGGCCAAGATCGCCTGCCTGATCATCCTGCTCTCGGTGCTGGAGGCGGCCCGGCGGGCCAGCGGCATGGCCTTTTTCATCGTGATCATCTTCTTCGCCTCCTATGCCCTCTACGCCAACTACATGCCCTCGTTCCTGCACGGCAAGGGCTACGGCTTCTGGCGAGTGGTCACCTTCCACGTCATGGGCCCCGAGAGCATCATCGGCATCCCCATGCGCACCACCGGCTCCATCCTCATCGGGTACATGATCTTCGCCGTGGCCCTGATGCACACCGGAGCGGGCAACTTCTTCCTGGACATCGCCCAGAGCATGTTGGGCACGGTGCGCGGCGGGGCGGCCAAGGTGAGCATCCTCTCCAGCGCCTTGATGGGCTCCATCAGCGGCTCGGTGATCTCCAACGTGCTCTCCACCGGCTCCTTCACCATCCCGGCCATGAAGCGCTCGGGCTACCCCGCCTACTTTGCCGGCGCGGTGGAGGCCTGCGCCTCGGCCGGCGGCACCATGATGCCCCCGGTCATGGGAGCCACCGCCTTCGTCATGGCCGAGATGCTGCAAGTGCCCTACCTGACCATCATCATGGCGGCGATCATCCCCTCGATCCTCTACTTCTCCTGCCTCTTGTTCCAGGCCGACGCCTACGCCGCCCTGCACGGCATCAGGGGGCAGGCCAAGAGCGAGTGTCCGCCCTTCTGGTCGGTGATGAAAACCGGCTGGCAGTATCTGCTGGCCATCTTCATCCTCATCTACATGGTGGTGGCCATGTCCATGGAGGCCCAGGCCGCCTGGGTGGCCACCGCGGTGTTGATCGCGGTCTCCAGCTTCCGCAAGGAGACCCGCCTGAACTGGACCAAGTTCCTGGACTTCATCGAAGGCACCGCTAAGTTCATGGCCGAGATCACCGCGATCCTGGCCGCCTGCGGCCTCATCGTGGGAGCCATGGTCTTCACCGGCGTGGCCACCTCCTTCGCCTCGGAGGTGGTGTCCTTTGCTGGCGACAACGCCTTTTTGATTCTGGTGCTGGGCGCCTTCTCCAGCTTCATCCTGGGCATGGGCATGTCCATCACCGCCTGCTACATCTTCCTGGCCATCGTCATGGCCCCGGCCCTGATCAACATGGGCTTCGAGCCTCTGGCGGTGCATTTGTTCGTGCTCTACTGGGGCATGGCTTCCTACATCACCCCGCCGGTGGCCATGGGCGCCTTTGCCGCGGCCACGGTGGCCGGCTCCAGCCCCATGAAGACCGCCTTGCAGGCCATGCGCCTGGGGGTGGCCAAGTATTTGCTGCCCTTCTTCTTCGTGCTCAACCCCGCCCTGATCTGGAAAGGTCCCTGGCACGAGGTCCTGCTCTCGTTCCTCTCCTGCCTGGTGGGAGTGGCCTGCCTCGGCGGGGCCCTGGAGGGCTATTTGTTCGGGCTGGGCCGGGTCAACTACCTGGTCAGGGTCTTCGTCTTCGCGGGCGGCGTCATGCTGGGCGTGCCCTCCATCAAGACCGACCTCTTCGGCATCGCCCTGTTGGGCATGGGCCTGGTGCTTTGGTACTTCTTCGATAAAAACCGCAAGGCCCCGCTGAACCCGGGGACCGCCGGCGGCCGGGCCTAG
- a CDS encoding diacylglycerol kinase family lipid kinase — MTAPNAASMCLIHNPQAGRGKAGRATARLQQALAQAGLEPEMLGTRGRGHAEDLARQAVERGVETVIVVGGDGTMHEAAQALAHSDAALAPLPCGRCNDFCRALGVGRDPEGLVKALAGGGRRTVDLARVNGRVYCTVGAVGFDAVVSRYVDTMKAPLWGTPAYLYAVMRMITRYQPPQATVVWDDGEYHGPLFLVALGNTPSYGNNIRVTPHAVPDDGLLDICLVTPLSLLKVMAVLPLALPGKHGRVAEVSFLRSSKIELSFDRPMELWADGEPVTGSPFSVEILPGALTVAGAAS; from the coding sequence TTGACCGCACCCAACGCCGCATCCATGTGCCTGATCCACAACCCCCAGGCGGGGCGAGGCAAGGCGGGCCGCGCCACCGCGCGCCTGCAACAGGCCCTGGCCCAGGCCGGGCTGGAGCCCGAAATGCTGGGCACCCGGGGGCGGGGCCATGCCGAGGATCTGGCCCGCCAGGCGGTGGAGCGCGGCGTGGAAACGGTGATCGTGGTGGGCGGCGACGGGACCATGCACGAGGCGGCCCAGGCCCTGGCCCACAGCGATGCGGCCCTGGCCCCCCTGCCCTGCGGGCGCTGCAACGACTTCTGCCGGGCGCTGGGCGTAGGCCGCGACCCCGAGGGGCTGGTGAAAGCCTTGGCCGGAGGCGGCCGCCGGACGGTGGACCTGGCCCGGGTCAATGGCCGGGTGTATTGCACCGTGGGCGCGGTGGGCTTCGACGCGGTGGTGAGCCGCTACGTGGACACCATGAAGGCCCCCCTGTGGGGCACCCCGGCCTACCTCTACGCGGTGATGCGGATGATCACCCGCTACCAGCCGCCCCAGGCGACGGTGGTGTGGGACGACGGCGAATACCACGGCCCCCTGTTCCTGGTGGCCCTGGGCAACACCCCCTCCTACGGCAACAACATCCGGGTGACCCCCCACGCCGTGCCCGACGACGGCCTCTTGGACATCTGCCTGGTCACCCCGCTGAGCCTGCTCAAGGTAATGGCCGTGCTGCCCCTGGCCCTGCCGGGCAAGCACGGGCGCGTGGCCGAGGTCAGCTTCTTGCGCTCCAGCAAGATCGAGCTGAGCTTCGACCGGCCCATGGAGCTGTGGGCCGACGGCGAGCCGGTGACCGGCTCCCCCTTCAGCGTGGAGATATTGCCCGGCGCCCTCACCGTGGCCGGCGCCGCCTCCTAG